Genomic window (Lycium barbarum isolate Lr01 chromosome 2, ASM1917538v2, whole genome shotgun sequence):
taaaattaaaaagaaactaATGAACCGCGTCCccgaaaattattttcttgtcctTTTCGACAGTTCTCGAATCAATCCAGTATAATATATACCTAACAAAGGAGGATATGAAAATAAATGAACTATTTAAAGGGTAAACTGATATGAATTTGAAAAGAACCAACCCATCGATATAAACAACTACGCATTACAATAGTATCAACATATACTAAACAATTAtaggaaaaaaggaaaaagaaagatacGATAATCCATAAAATAATGTAAAGAACATGAAGAGGTAGAAAAAGATATTGAAATACATTTTCGGGACTTAATCAAGCTGGCAAAAAAATACTTACAAAAAAACTGTAGTCGGATCCAAATCACAATCAATGACGATAAACAAAAACAGAAAAGCAAAACCCCATTTTAGTTGATACCAAATTAACCTCTCATGGTTAGTAAAGCAAGTTAATTCAATGTATAATATGCTAGAACTCATTTGAGAATCAACTCCAAAATTGatatcatatatattattttattgaaaaatatACATATGAGCATTATGACGTAGAAAACAAACCTgaacatgattattgatgtgaatTGTGGTTGTTGCATGCTTTCACCCATTTATGCGAAGATAGAAATGAGAGAGGCCGATTTTACGAAGTTAAATTTTTTTGAAATTAACTAAAGTATAAGCAATAATTTTGTTATTCTCCAGACCATTTGAACATATTACATGAATAAATTATTTAACCACCATTATTAgacatcaaaagaaaaacaaaaacctCCTAGAAAATATACAAAATCTCAAGATTGTGCACGTTAAAATTCAAACAACAATGAACTGAAAATTACCTCTGCAGAAAGAAAAGAGAGGGACATTCTTAGTGTTGCTGATTGTGCTCATATTCTTAGGTCATATTTCAACGTTTTATGAAGTTTTATTTTAGTGCATAATTGATCagtaattgcaaaattaatagtAGCAATGACTATCACTAATTGCAAAAGCAATGGCAGTGACTTTCGGACTTTGTAaactgaaaaaaagaagaagcaattAATAGAATGTAATTAATTAAGAAATGAATTTCCTATTTTTAATATATCCTATAAATAGGAAAAAagtcaaaaaaatgagaaaaaaaataaatatgaatggtggccatagagaggtctgtgcctagctttataatatatataaatttattaAAGTAAACAATTAAAAGTATTTTGTTGATAGATGTCAGAGATATGTCTGCTCTAATACATACCATATTGAATTAAAACACCACCCATCTAAAAGATTGTTAATCTTTAATCCTCCTTACAGTATTGCATTAATCTCAACAAGGCATACTAGATTTCAATTCCATAAGCAAATACAATTTCTTTATCAAGAAAATCTTAATGGTGAGAAAAAAAGTACAACTATCTAAAGTTACCACAAGGGAAGTAAATGAATAATACAACaagcaataaataaataaataaatcataaTGCAATCAATTACTCTCCCCTTTGGGGTTCTTTTCCTACATCAACCAACAATTTAGATTCCTCTAATTCTTTTCCATTTGGTTTTTTCACAAACTTTACCACAACACCACCATTACTACTACTCTTGTTCATTAACCTTGTACTACTTTGTATCATCCCCATTGATCTTGACTTACTCAACCTTACTGTAGGCATCTTCATAGCCAATCCTCCTTTCCTCCTAATCGtctgattattattattaccgaAATCCAACGGCTCAAATCCAATCTCACCAAGTGAACCAATAGATTTTGACCTAATAACAGGTTTTATTTCTTGATCCTTATTAATATTTCCTAAATCTACGGTCACCACATTGGATACTTTCCTATTTCTTCTAGTAGTACTTCCAATTCTCGAGATCTTGACTACTTCCATACTATCATCCAAAGCCTCGTACTTAACCACGCGCGACGATCCTGTTACCCTCCCCACGCGCCGCCCAATGTGATTCCATATAGGAGAACTCATTCTTTTATACACCAACTTCAACCACTCCACCACTTCAACCATCGCCGGCCGTTTCGCCGCCGTCTTACGTACGCAACGCGCCGCCACCACCGCGAGTTGCCGTAAAACGCCGTCGTCCTCGGGTGATCCGATTCTCGGGTCACAAATATCCGAATAATATTCGGATTTAATTAACGGTACAGCCCAATCTACCACTGATGGCGGACTATAATTAACGTCGATTGCGTTACGTCCACTAATGATTTCCAATAACAAAATCCCAAAGCTAAAAACATCAGATTTTGTACTTAGATCACTTGGCGCAAGATAACCGGGATCCAAATACCCTAACGTGCCTGCTGGGGGCGTACTTTTAACGACCACATCTTCAACGTGGCCACGTAAAGACAATCCAAAATCACCAAGACGAGCACTGAAATTTCCATCAAGAAGAATATTCGACGATTTAATATCTCTATGAATCACTGGGGGATTCGAAGAATGTAAGAAATGAACACCCTTTGCGATTTGTAACGCAAATTTGACACGTCGGGTCCAATTAGGAGGTTTAGATGAACAATGAAGAAGTTCATATAAAGAGCCGTTTGGCATAAACTCCACAACAATCAGTTTATTCTGATTGGAGTCATCCACTGCATAACCTAGTAAATTAACTAACCTGGGGTGATGAACTCTTGAAAGAATTTCGATCTCATTTTCAGTTGGGGAATTGGTAGAACTGTTTATTTTGCTCTTTTTAACAGCTGCAATGAGTTTATATTGATGAAGATGAGCTTTGTAGACATATCCATGGCTGCCTTTACCTAAAAGATTGTCTTGAGAAAAACCATTGGTGGCAGAGTGAAGATCAGAGTAAGAAAACTCTCTGATTTTAATATGGGTATGTTTTTTTGGATTCTTTTTAAAGTTGCAGTTATAAGAACCGCAGGTGGCAATTGCTGATTCTGCATTGCATGATAAATAACCCATAGACAAGAAATGTGAAATGAATTAGGAAAGTATTGTAACGTGAGAGAAGATTTGGAATTTGAGAAAATAATACtagtgaagagagagagagagagagggagaataGTATAGTAGGAGAGAAGGGAGAGGCCATAACTGAGGAGATGAGATGGGTGAAAGAGTTGAGGTGGTCGTAAAGACATAAAAGCGGTGGTAAAGGACgcatctttctctctctctcttttttttacaGCTTTTGTCAATACCGATTTGAATGGAAACTTGTGAAATGTGTAACCCAAAAAGTTGGAGAAAGTGagaaaaatggtcccttatgtttgacgGTAGGTTTAAGAATTGTCTTTTAAGTACACACtaaacagttttggtccttttctcaaaCTTAAAGGTAATGTTATTAGCGTCTATCAAATATTACCGTTTGCCATAACAATTCTTCatttttttcgattttttttctcactttatttgaaaatcagctttggccttaaaaatttcaaatataacttaaaattgtatttgaaatttgaaaaacacttaaaAATCAAAATACCATAAACTTTTTGATAAAAATGACCTCATTTATACTGGTCACAAAAGTGTTTCATGCTCTACTACACTTACATTCTAAacttcataaaaaaaataaaaacttgacACTCTTTGGGAGTTGAtcaagagcccgtttggcttagcttataagttgctgaaaacagcttataagctgtttttagcttttttgagtgtttgactgacctgcttataagccattttgtgcttaaaataagttcaaaaaaattgGGTACGTTttgcttagcttatctaaagcagcttataagctgttttcaacttataagctgcttttttaagcccatccaaacaagctctaaCTTGAAACAAATAATAAGCATTAGAGTTAACGGCTATGGGTTTTATATATTGCGTAAAATAATAAGGATTAGAGTTAACGACTGTGGTTTCGATAGAGGAAGAAAATAATAAGAATGACAAATTCGAACAAATTAGTCAAGTTGGATGATTTTGCTAGTTTATTGGAAAAtataaatcatattttatatttttttagaaaaaatatatttaaacaaccaaatattaATTGAAtaaattataaccaaacacaattttATCTTCAACCCCAACTTCAAAAATTGTAAGTAAAGTgaattttcttttgatttctaTGGCGAAACGCCACACTGAATTCTGTTTGTTAAGGTCTATTTTGAATCTACCCTTCATCATAAAggatcatttttgtcattttcttccaaaaagttgaaaattaaaaattaagaaTGAAAATTGAAAGATAGAGAAGATAAATTGGTGAATACTTCAAGTATTTTCTTTTTAACAATTTGTCAACATATGCCTGCAAATTTCAATCACCTATCTTTTCACTATGTTAATGTCAAAATTTCTTTTGACAATGTGCCTAGAACTTTTTTACTTTCCGTCCTTCGAAATACTCTCAGCATTCATACTTACAAGTTACATCTTGATCTCAACTATTTGGTtgaatttttatatttttcttatCTCGCTGGAAGGAATTATTTTTATAAATGTCACCACGTGCATAAAGATTATAGATAATATTCTGATTTAAAAGAAAATTGTGCCTGCTACTTTCAAAGTGGCAGTATTGcttccagaaatcattttgtggGTGAGACCTAAATTATTTTTGAAAACAATGGAGAAATACACTACAAAAAGTAAGGGAGATTTATCTGAAAATTTTCAAATCTTGAGCGCTAAAGTTTAAATATGAAAAATCAGGGGACGATTAACTTACATTCTTCTTAATTAATTATGAAACGAAGTGAAAGAGCATCTCTTGAAATTTGCACCGATGCATATGTTACTTTTCCTTTTAGTAATGTTGACGTTATTATAAAGTAAAAGCTTGTTTGCTTCAAGAGATAAAAGAAAGTTACATGTCGATTATGAGATGGAACAATATGTAATTGCAAAAAATAACGAACTGGGCAAGAAAATAAAGTTAAGAAACAGAGGATCCAGAATGCGCCGGAAGCTGTCTCTCTAGATATGGATTGGAGATTCAAACATTATTGTTTCTATTGTACAGTTTATTTGAATTCAAAATTTATTGTGTAtactttgaaaattttaatacatatacataatttaAGCAAATATTACGAGTGTGATGTTCATGACGGAGGACGAATAAGAGAAAAAAAAGAGAGGCAAATTCATAATATTTGTTCGATCAAAATGAATGATGCATATCATGAACTTCATCTGTTGAATTAGACTAGAATGAATGCGTGACTAAAGTTCTACATCTGCTTGTAAGTTTATCTGTAAAGTAAAAGAAATTACCACAATATTAACTTTATTGAAATCAAAATCAGATAGTAGTATACAATAGTAGTAATAGTCAAAAGTTAGTTTAGAGATGCGTAGCAGTGGCGTGCAAATGGCTTAGGAAAAGGAGAGAAGAGTGGGAATATCTCGGGGACATGCATCTAAATACAGTAGGGTCAAAATGTTCCCATTACCTTACCCTATTAATCCACTTTAATTATTCGGTGCT
Coding sequences:
- the LOC132627598 gene encoding serine/threonine-protein kinase-like protein At3g51990 encodes the protein MGYLSCNAESAIATCGSYNCNFKKNPKKHTHIKIREFSYSDLHSATNGFSQDNLLGKGSHGYVYKAHLHQYKLIAAVKKSKINSSTNSPTENEIEILSRVHHPRLVNLLGYAVDDSNQNKLIVVEFMPNGSLYELLHCSSKPPNWTRRVKFALQIAKGVHFLHSSNPPVIHRDIKSSNILLDGNFSARLGDFGLSLRGHVEDVVVKSTPPAGTLGYLDPGYLAPSDLSTKSDVFSFGILLLEIISGRNAIDVNYSPPSVVDWAVPLIKSEYYSDICDPRIGSPEDDGVLRQLAVVAARCVRKTAAKRPAMVEVVEWLKLVYKRMSSPIWNHIGRRVGRVTGSSRVVKYEALDDSMEVVKISRIGSTTRRNRKVSNVVTVDLGNINKDQEIKPVIRSKSIGSLGEIGFEPLDFGNNNNQTIRRKGGLAMKMPTVRLSKSRSMGMIQSSTRLMNKSSSNGGVVVKFVKKPNGKELEESKLLVDVGKEPQRGE